One genomic segment of Catalinimonas alkaloidigena includes these proteins:
- a CDS encoding ferric reductase-like transmembrane domain-containing protein yields the protein MDFLKKNYGWILVAMLAVLPMFIILNMVNIDFANGLSITLVEGASGEGRTTLELLYHISGEFAIRWMTAVLTLTPFFILFGISNLFVRQAMGIATAVWSFLHFIIFIWGEGFLETFTQVNYIAGFVAVLILIPLFFTSNRKLMKRLKSKWKKLQSLAYVAIILSLLHVAILEKTWIVYAVIVGIGFVIRMPLIKEKVIAFRKNRRTATA from the coding sequence ATGGATTTTCTTAAAAAAAATTACGGCTGGATACTGGTTGCCATGCTGGCAGTACTACCCATGTTCATCATCTTGAATATGGTGAATATTGATTTTGCCAACGGCTTATCCATTACATTGGTTGAAGGTGCCAGTGGTGAAGGTAGAACAACGTTAGAGTTGTTATATCACATCTCCGGAGAGTTTGCCATACGATGGATGACTGCTGTTCTAACCCTAACACCTTTTTTTATCCTTTTTGGTATTTCTAATCTTTTTGTCAGGCAGGCCATGGGGATTGCGACCGCCGTTTGGAGTTTCCTGCACTTTATCATTTTTATCTGGGGGGAAGGTTTTTTAGAGACGTTTACCCAAGTAAACTATATCGCCGGGTTTGTAGCTGTCTTAATTTTAATTCCTCTATTTTTTACCTCCAATAGAAAATTAATGAAGCGGCTAAAATCAAAATGGAAAAAACTACAGAGTCTGGCTTACGTGGCCATCATTCTAAGCTTATTGCACGTGGCTATTTTAGAAAAAACCTGGATAGTTTATGCGGTAATCGTAGGCATTGGCTTTGTGATTAGAATGCCATTGATAAAAGAAAAAGTAATTGCGTTTCGAAAAAACAGAAGAACTGCTACAGCTTAG